In the Chroococcidiopsis sp. SAG 2025 genome, one interval contains:
- a CDS encoding plasmid pRiA4b ORF-3 family protein produces the protein MPPRKQTTERSVYQLKITLQDLRPPIWRRVQVYSDITLAKLHRIIQEAMGWTNSHLHAFTIQGVEYGQPMPDYDLDMRNERTAKLSQVAPGEKFKFHYTYDMGDSWEHEILVEKVLPAEPQMHYPLCLTGKRACPPEDCGGVWGYAEFLEAIQDPNHSEHESMLEWVGGAFDPEAFYLDEVNQQLKQIR, from the coding sequence ATGCCACCTCGCAAGCAAACAACAGAGCGATCGGTTTATCAGCTGAAAATAACGCTTCAAGATTTGCGTCCGCCAATTTGGAGACGAGTCCAAGTCTACAGCGATATCACCCTGGCTAAATTGCATCGAATTATTCAAGAGGCAATGGGCTGGACAAATTCCCATCTTCATGCTTTCACAATTCAGGGCGTAGAATACGGGCAACCGATGCCAGACTACGATCTTGATATGCGGAACGAACGGACGGCGAAGTTAAGCCAAGTCGCGCCTGGGGAAAAGTTCAAATTCCACTATACCTATGACATGGGCGATTCTTGGGAGCATGAAATTTTAGTCGAGAAAGTACTACCAGCCGAACCGCAGATGCATTATCCGCTGTGTTTAACAGGTAAACGCGCCTGTCCGCCAGAGGACTGCGGTGGAGTTTGGGGTTATGCAGAATTTTTAGAAGCAATTCAAGATCCAAACCATTCGGAACATGAATCGATGTTGGAATGGGTTGGTGGTGCGTTCGATCCCGAAGCCTTCTATCTAGACGAAGTAAATCAACAACTGAAGCAGATTCGGTGA
- a CDS encoding salt stress protein, Slr1339 family encodes MDEIDRLLSQLKAENEKLQPAPNPQPPAAKSGDAIDRLLERVKSDRDRQNREQEEIRQAQFKAEQLKQQQLQQEKRKELQKTAQVWLDKLDPFSPEGLWFERFAEKYESKLAAAIDYLLENLG; translated from the coding sequence ATGGATGAGATCGATCGCCTGCTATCACAATTGAAGGCTGAAAATGAAAAGCTGCAACCCGCACCTAATCCTCAACCGCCAGCAGCTAAATCTGGTGATGCGATCGATCGCTTGTTAGAGCGAGTAAAATCCGATCGCGATCGCCAGAATAGAGAACAAGAAGAAATTAGACAAGCACAATTCAAAGCCGAACAACTGAAACAACAGCAACTTCAGCAAGAAAAACGAAAAGAGTTACAAAAAACGGCTCAAGTGTGGTTGGACAAGTTAGATCCGTTTTCTCCTGAAGGGTTGTGGTTTGAACGGTTTGCCGAGAAATACGAATCGAAACTAGCAGCAGCAATTGATTATTTGCTAGAAAATCTAGGATAA
- a CDS encoding VWA domain-containing protein — MKDRDYTLILDKSGSMSTPDQQGGKSRWEVAQESTLAVARKCEQFDPDGITVYVFSGKFKRYDDVTSAKVSQIFLENDPVGTTNLASVLQDATNNYFQRKAKGQTKPEGETIVVVTDGEPDDRRAVFEVIINATRQMERDEELAISMIQVGSDPQATKFLKALDDQLQGVGAKFDICDTVTLDDLEDMSLSEVLMNAIGD, encoded by the coding sequence ATGAAAGACCGCGACTACACTTTAATTCTTGACAAAAGCGGCAGTATGTCCACTCCCGACCAACAGGGGGGTAAAAGTAGATGGGAAGTTGCTCAAGAGTCTACTTTAGCAGTGGCGAGAAAGTGCGAACAGTTCGATCCTGATGGTATTACCGTGTATGTTTTTTCCGGTAAGTTTAAGCGTTACGATGATGTGACATCAGCGAAAGTCTCTCAAATCTTTTTAGAAAACGATCCGGTGGGGACGACGAATCTAGCATCCGTGCTACAAGATGCGACTAATAATTACTTTCAGCGCAAAGCCAAGGGACAGACAAAACCAGAGGGAGAGACGATTGTCGTTGTCACTGATGGGGAACCAGACGATCGCCGTGCGGTGTTTGAAGTTATCATCAATGCTACCCGTCAGATGGAAAGGGATGAAGAACTGGCAATTTCAATGATCCAAGTCGGTTCCGATCCGCAAGCCACCAAATTTCTGAAAGCACTAGACGATCAATTGCAGGGAGTTGGCGCTAAATTTGATATTTGCGATACGGTGACTTTAGATGATTTAGAAGATATGAGTTTATCTGAAGTGCTGATGAACGCTATTGGTGATTGA
- a CDS encoding DUF29 domain-containing protein, with protein MTAYDTDYGLWLNEQIERLKTRQWEQIDVENLIEELEQLNKSNKRELYSYLVVVLSHLLKWQYQPQMRSGSWRGSISNSRKRIGRLFKDQPSLKPYVAEILVEAYAEASEWASDETGIPVSFFPPECLYTVEQILAVDFFPDDVETRE; from the coding sequence ATGACTGCATACGACACAGACTACGGATTGTGGTTGAACGAGCAGATCGAGCGCCTGAAAACTCGTCAGTGGGAGCAAATAGACGTAGAGAACCTGATTGAAGAGTTAGAGCAGTTGAATAAAAGCAACAAACGCGAACTTTACAGCTATTTAGTTGTAGTTCTTTCCCATTTACTGAAGTGGCAATATCAGCCGCAAATGCGTAGTGGTAGTTGGCGCGGTTCTATTAGCAATAGCAGAAAGCGTATCGGTCGGCTATTTAAGGATCAGCCATCACTTAAACCATATGTAGCAGAAATTTTGGTAGAGGCATACGCAGAAGCTAGCGAATGGGCATCAGACGAGACAGGAATACCAGTTTCATTCTTTCCTCCAGAGTGCCTTTACACTGTAGAGCAGATCCTAGCTGTTGATTTTTTTCCTGATGACGTTGAAACAAGAGAATGA
- a CDS encoding NYN domain-containing protein, with the protein MSPPSTQPVLLVDGYNIIGAWQHLKIARDRDGLEAARWQLAEALISYSAFKGLSTQIVFDAQYQQTIGTQEVKTENLSVYYTNFGETADTYIERICAAYYRQYLNRSLCSRLIVATSDRAQQLTVMGYGAEWLSALQLRQEVEAATMRSRRKHKQGKQSSGRFLASAIDPKARQKLAKMRFGL; encoded by the coding sequence ATGTCACCCCCTTCGACTCAACCTGTTTTGCTAGTAGATGGCTACAACATCATTGGCGCTTGGCAACACCTGAAAATAGCCCGCGATCGCGACGGATTAGAGGCAGCGCGGTGGCAGCTGGCAGAAGCTTTAATTAGTTACAGTGCTTTTAAGGGATTAAGTACTCAAATTGTTTTTGACGCTCAGTATCAGCAGACTATTGGGACTCAAGAAGTCAAAACAGAAAATCTATCTGTATACTACACCAATTTCGGCGAAACGGCAGACACATATATAGAAAGGATCTGCGCGGCATACTACAGGCAGTATTTAAATCGCTCGCTCTGCTCCCGTTTGATTGTTGCTACCTCCGATCGCGCTCAGCAACTAACTGTCATGGGTTACGGTGCGGAATGGCTCTCAGCATTGCAACTGAGACAGGAAGTTGAGGCAGCTACGATGCGATCGCGCCGCAAACACAAACAAGGCAAACAATCATCAGGTAGATTTCTGGCTTCGGCGATCGACCCGAAAGCGCGGCAAAAGCTAGCTAAAATGCGCTTTGGCTTGTAA
- a CDS encoding ABC transporter ATP-binding protein translates to MAESAIQVRDLCFSWSSGERVFQSLSLEVPRGEFWMLLGVNGSGKSTLLRLLADLLTPQSGQIGIVHPVGFVFQNPDHQLVMPTVGADVAFGLVEEKLSISQVRQRVTEALAAVNLLELQRRPIYALSGGQKQRVAIAGAIARRCEVLLLDEPTALLDPDSQLDLVAQVQNLVKSRGMTALWVTHRLDELNYCDGAFLLERGCLIDRGEPKRLRQKLMEVAA, encoded by the coding sequence ATGGCTGAATCTGCCATTCAAGTTCGGGATTTGTGCTTTAGTTGGTCTAGCGGAGAACGAGTTTTTCAATCTCTCTCTTTAGAAGTACCAAGGGGAGAGTTTTGGATGTTGTTGGGAGTCAACGGTAGCGGTAAGTCTACTTTACTGCGGTTGTTAGCAGACTTGTTAACACCTCAGTCCGGTCAAATTGGCATCGTGCATCCAGTTGGCTTTGTCTTTCAAAATCCCGATCACCAACTCGTAATGCCGACTGTGGGGGCTGATGTGGCTTTTGGATTGGTGGAAGAAAAACTCTCCATTTCCCAAGTCCGTCAGCGAGTTACAGAAGCGCTGGCTGCGGTAAATTTATTAGAACTACAGCGCCGTCCGATTTATGCCCTGAGTGGAGGACAAAAGCAGCGCGTTGCTATCGCTGGGGCGATCGCCCGTCGTTGCGAAGTTTTGTTGCTTGACGAACCTACAGCCCTCCTCGATCCTGATAGTCAACTCGATCTAGTAGCGCAGGTGCAAAATTTGGTTAAAAGTCGGGGAATGACAGCCCTTTGGGTGACGCATCGTCTCGACGAGTTGAACTATTGCGACGGTGCTTTTTTACTCGAACGCGGCTGTCTGATCGATCGGGGAGAACCAAAACGGTTGCGACAAAAACTGATGGAAGTCGCAGCATAG
- a CDS encoding AI-2E family transporter encodes MNGFKNKLWQWLAIALPFPLLVFNGWLALLVFQYFQPLITIFGLAAVLAFILNYPVQWLQQRQVQRQYAVFLVFLIALVTSIALGITLIPLLIEELSEGARLLPQWIDAGTAKLKMIDTWVETQQLPFDLTHLTTQVSDRLPDELQFLGEELVMLIIGTIDSVSEAILTVVLTFYLLLDGERLWHGIFGRLPSRWSIPLQRSLQQNFQNYLIGQVALAALVGTAMTLAFVALGVPFGLLFGLGIGAMTLIPFGDVLSFSLVGLLVAVHDFWLGAKTLTVAVVVDQIIDQAIAPRLLGSFTGLSPIGVLIALAVGTKIGGLLGLLTAVPIASCLKNLFDLFLPVSEDALNPAETLHFKGSWGKRAEGVGGAEGVEGAQGAEEIK; translated from the coding sequence ATGAATGGTTTCAAAAATAAACTGTGGCAATGGTTGGCGATCGCTCTGCCATTTCCTTTACTTGTATTTAATGGGTGGCTGGCACTTCTAGTTTTTCAGTATTTTCAACCTCTAATCACCATATTCGGCTTAGCAGCGGTATTAGCCTTCATTCTGAATTACCCCGTGCAGTGGCTTCAACAGCGCCAAGTACAACGCCAATATGCAGTATTCTTAGTCTTTCTCATAGCTTTAGTCACATCGATAGCTTTAGGTATTACCTTAATTCCGCTACTCATAGAAGAGTTAAGCGAAGGTGCGAGACTACTACCGCAATGGATTGACGCTGGAACGGCAAAGCTAAAAATGATAGACACCTGGGTAGAAACGCAGCAGTTACCTTTCGATCTGACTCATTTAACCACACAAGTGAGCGATCGCCTCCCAGATGAATTACAGTTTCTAGGCGAAGAACTAGTAATGCTAATTATTGGCACTATTGATAGCGTTTCCGAGGCAATTTTAACCGTCGTGCTAACGTTTTACCTCTTATTGGACGGCGAACGGCTTTGGCATGGCATTTTTGGACGTTTACCATCTCGCTGGAGTATTCCACTACAGCGATCGCTTCAGCAGAACTTTCAAAATTATCTGATCGGTCAGGTGGCACTAGCCGCACTAGTTGGTACAGCCATGACTTTAGCATTTGTGGCTTTAGGAGTCCCTTTCGGATTACTATTCGGCTTAGGAATCGGCGCAATGACTTTAATTCCCTTTGGAGACGTTTTAAGTTTCAGCCTCGTTGGACTGTTAGTCGCCGTACATGACTTCTGGCTGGGAGCCAAAACATTAACGGTAGCTGTAGTAGTTGACCAAATTATCGATCAAGCGATCGCTCCTCGGTTATTGGGTAGTTTTACAGGCTTAAGCCCGATTGGAGTGCTAATAGCTTTGGCAGTAGGGACTAAAATTGGGGGGTTACTAGGTTTACTCACAGCCGTGCCGATCGCGAGTTGTTTGAAAAATCTTTTCGATCTCTTCCTCCCCGTGTCAGAAGATGCTTTAAATCCCGCAGAGACATTACATTTTAAAGGGAGCTGGGGAAAGAGAGCTGAGGGAGTTGGGGGAGCTGAGGGAGTTGAGGGAGCCCAGGGAGCTGAGGAGATAAAATAA
- a CDS encoding AI-2E family transporter: MNRAFLPIQQFLITWLLILVSVSVTLRALGYVGELLSIVISAALIAFLLNYAVAGLQTFLPRTVAAGLVYLGAGFVFAIVALTVVPLVFNQARQLVNNLPTILDSAQEQLNTFQAWSAQYNLPFDVQLLVSLLLDRLQTQAEAIAVKSLGLAIGTFNWFLDAILILVLSFYMLIDGERVWNSLTSILSPQIRSGLTAALQRNLQRFVSGQLLLGLFMAVTLTIAFSTLRVPFFLLFAVFIGLTEVIPFIGATLGIGTVAIVVAFIDWWLALQVLAIAVALQQVKDNLVAPRIIGNLTGLSPVAIFISLLLGAQLGGFLGVILAIPLTGVAKSLAEIVLDPTLPPQTGSFFHNPFADDVDTDAEVDGMTSTKRFSEMEDLSVTTAATEARKNL, translated from the coding sequence ATGAACCGCGCCTTTTTACCGATTCAACAATTTCTGATCACTTGGCTGCTGATCTTGGTTTCAGTGTCGGTGACGCTTCGAGCCTTGGGTTATGTGGGCGAATTATTAAGTATTGTCATTAGCGCCGCTCTAATTGCCTTTTTGCTCAACTATGCCGTAGCTGGATTGCAAACTTTTTTACCCCGCACGGTAGCAGCCGGACTCGTCTACTTGGGAGCGGGATTTGTCTTTGCGATTGTCGCGTTGACTGTAGTACCGCTTGTATTTAACCAGGCGCGGCAGTTGGTGAATAACTTACCAACCATTCTCGATTCGGCTCAGGAACAATTAAATACTTTTCAAGCCTGGAGCGCTCAATATAACTTACCCTTTGATGTCCAGTTGCTTGTATCGCTGTTATTGGATCGGCTGCAAACCCAGGCTGAAGCGATCGCAGTTAAAAGTCTAGGCTTGGCGATCGGTACGTTTAATTGGTTTTTGGACGCAATTCTAATTTTAGTCCTCTCCTTCTACATGCTGATTGATGGGGAAAGGGTGTGGAATAGTTTGACGAGTATCCTCTCGCCTCAAATTCGCTCTGGCTTAACTGCTGCCTTGCAACGCAATCTCCAGCGCTTTGTCTCAGGACAGCTCTTGCTAGGGTTATTTATGGCTGTCACGCTCACCATCGCTTTTTCGACACTGCGAGTGCCGTTTTTCCTCTTATTTGCCGTTTTTATTGGCTTAACAGAAGTTATTCCTTTTATTGGTGCGACTTTAGGTATTGGTACGGTCGCGATCGTGGTTGCTTTTATCGACTGGTGGCTTGCGCTTCAGGTTTTGGCGATTGCAGTTGCCCTACAACAAGTCAAAGATAATTTAGTTGCACCTCGGATTATAGGCAATCTGACGGGTTTATCGCCCGTGGCTATTTTCATTTCTCTATTACTGGGGGCGCAATTGGGCGGATTTTTAGGCGTGATTCTCGCCATTCCCCTAACTGGAGTCGCAAAAAGTTTGGCAGAAATTGTTCTCGATCCGACTCTACCACCCCAAACGGGGTCTTTCTTCCACAATCCTTTTGCTGATGATGTCGATACAGATGCTGAGGTGGATGGTATGACTTCAACCAAACGTTTCTCAGAAATGGAAGATCTAAGTGTGACAACTGCGGCAACTGAAGCAAGAAAAAACTTATAA
- the psbD gene encoding photosystem II D2 protein (photosystem q(a) protein): MTIAVGRAPSQRGWFDVLDDWLKRDRFVFVGWSGLLLFPCAYLALGGWLTGTTFVTSWYTHGIASSYLEGANFLTVAVSTPANSMGHSLLFLWGPEANWDFTRWCQLGGLWAFVALHGAFALIGFCLRQLEIARLVGIRPYNALAFTGPIAVFVSVFLLYPLGQSGWFFAPSFGVAAIFRFLLFFQGFHNWTLNPFHMMGVAGVLGGALLCAIHGATVENTLFEDGDSSNTFPAFNPTQSEETYSMVTANRFWSQIFGIAFSNKRWLHFFMLFVPVTGLWMSAVGVVGLAVNLRAYDFVSQELRAAEDPEFETFYTKNILLNEGIRAWMAPQDQPHENFEFPEEVLPRGNAL; this comes from the coding sequence ATGACAATCGCAGTAGGACGCGCACCGAGTCAAAGAGGATGGTTTGACGTTCTCGACGACTGGCTCAAGCGCGATAGATTTGTATTCGTCGGTTGGTCGGGGCTATTACTATTCCCCTGCGCCTACCTAGCACTAGGTGGATGGCTGACCGGAACGACATTCGTCACCTCGTGGTACACCCACGGGATTGCCAGCAGCTACTTGGAAGGAGCCAACTTCTTAACCGTAGCCGTATCGACCCCAGCCAACAGCATGGGACACTCATTGCTGTTTTTGTGGGGACCAGAAGCGAACTGGGACTTCACGCGCTGGTGTCAACTCGGGGGCTTGTGGGCATTTGTCGCCTTACACGGGGCATTTGCGCTGATTGGATTCTGCCTGCGGCAGTTAGAAATTGCTCGCTTGGTCGGAATCAGACCATACAACGCTTTAGCATTCACAGGTCCAATTGCGGTCTTTGTTAGCGTCTTCTTGCTCTACCCCTTGGGACAGTCCGGCTGGTTCTTTGCGCCTTCATTTGGAGTCGCGGCGATTTTCCGCTTCTTGCTGTTCTTCCAAGGGTTCCACAACTGGACGCTCAACCCGTTCCACATGATGGGAGTCGCCGGGGTATTAGGTGGAGCGCTGTTGTGCGCGATTCACGGGGCGACGGTGGAAAACACGCTGTTTGAAGACGGCGATAGCTCCAACACCTTCCCTGCCTTCAACCCAACCCAATCGGAAGAGACCTATTCGATGGTGACGGCAAACCGCTTCTGGTCGCAGATTTTTGGCATTGCCTTTTCCAACAAGCGCTGGTTGCACTTCTTCATGTTGTTCGTGCCAGTGACCGGACTGTGGATGAGTGCGGTGGGAGTCGTCGGCTTAGCGGTGAACCTGCGGGCATATGACTTCGTCTCTCAAGAGCTGCGGGCAGCGGAAGATCCCGAGTTCGAGACCTTCTACACCAAAAACATTCTGCTCAACGAGGGCATCCGTGCTTGGATGGCACCTCAAGACCAACCCCACGAAAACTTCGAGTTCCCTGAGGAAGTACTACCTCGCGGTAACGCACTCTAA
- a CDS encoding HEAT repeat domain-containing protein, protein MAHPSTEEISAQLDSPNSRDRMVALAQLRHVPAVEAVPLIKKVLDDEILQIRSMAVFALGIKHTDECYPILVRLLETDADYGIRADAAGALGYLGDPRGVEPLIRAFYEDTEWLVRFSAAVSLGNLKDPRARQVLLQALDSDEIVIQQAAIAAIGEIRDLEAIEPILRFAQAEDWLVRQRLAEALGNLPSPKSVSALKYMEKDNHFQVAEAARISLQRLGEN, encoded by the coding sequence ATGGCTCATCCTAGCACAGAGGAAATTTCTGCTCAGCTAGACAGCCCCAATAGTCGCGATCGCATGGTGGCTTTAGCCCAGCTGCGTCACGTCCCAGCTGTTGAAGCCGTACCTTTGATTAAAAAAGTCCTCGATGATGAGATTTTGCAAATTCGCTCGATGGCTGTATTTGCTCTAGGGATAAAGCATACAGACGAATGCTATCCAATTTTAGTGCGCTTGCTAGAAACCGACGCAGACTACGGCATTCGCGCTGATGCCGCTGGCGCGTTAGGGTATTTGGGCGACCCGCGTGGAGTCGAACCATTAATTCGGGCTTTCTATGAAGATACAGAATGGCTAGTCCGCTTTAGTGCAGCAGTATCGCTGGGCAACCTCAAAGATCCTCGCGCTCGGCAAGTCTTGCTACAAGCCTTAGATAGTGATGAAATAGTCATACAACAGGCAGCGATCGCGGCAATTGGGGAAATTAGAGACTTAGAAGCGATCGAGCCAATTCTTCGCTTTGCTCAAGCGGAAGATTGGCTGGTCAGACAGCGTCTAGCAGAAGCATTAGGCAACCTTCCCAGTCCTAAAAGTGTTTCCGCCCTTAAATACATGGAAAAAGATAATCATTTTCAAGTCGCTGAAGCTGCCAGAATTTCACTGCAACGCTTGGGCGAAAACTAG
- a CDS encoding phycobiliprotein lyase, whose product MNIQEFFELSAGKWFSHRTSHHLAFKQAEDGKSDIVIETLALDCPEVIKLCEQYGIEPGLATCGARVSWNGTMEWDEEKHTGSTVLVSVPDADNPNQGKLLREMGYAEKAPVAGRYMMDGDKALTLITEYETMFSEERLWFASPNLRMRVSVLKRFGGFSMASFTSEIRMGGVQPSAQAVEAFNAN is encoded by the coding sequence ATGAATATTCAAGAGTTTTTTGAGCTGAGTGCTGGTAAATGGTTTTCCCATCGCACCAGTCACCACCTTGCCTTTAAACAAGCTGAGGATGGCAAATCGGATATTGTAATTGAAACGCTAGCGTTGGATTGCCCAGAGGTGATTAAACTTTGCGAACAATATGGAATCGAACCTGGCTTGGCAACGTGCGGGGCGCGAGTCAGCTGGAATGGAACGATGGAATGGGATGAAGAAAAACACACTGGCTCTACCGTGCTGGTTTCTGTCCCTGATGCCGATAATCCCAACCAAGGTAAGCTGTTACGGGAAATGGGTTATGCTGAAAAAGCCCCTGTTGCCGGACGCTACATGATGGACGGCGATAAAGCACTGACTCTAATTACTGAGTACGAAACCATGTTTTCCGAAGAGAGGCTGTGGTTTGCTAGCCCTAATTTACGGATGCGAGTTAGCGTCTTAAAGCGGTTTGGTGGCTTCAGCATGGCTTCCTTTACCTCTGAAATTCGCATGGGCGGAGTGCAGCCATCTGCACAAGCAGTAGAAGCTTTTAATGCAAACTAA
- a CDS encoding EamA family transporter, with the protein MTLPEFGLFLISILASVAGQWLLKTGALKLGKVNATNMFSHLLGILSTPELLVGLACYGMGAFFYILVLTRVNLSVAGPAASLSYVFSVILGYFVFRESIPLNQIVALGFIVAGVILLVWRK; encoded by the coding sequence GTGACTTTACCAGAATTCGGATTGTTCTTAATTTCGATCCTAGCGAGTGTAGCTGGGCAATGGTTACTCAAAACAGGCGCATTAAAGTTAGGAAAAGTTAATGCCACTAATATGTTTAGTCATTTGCTCGGAATCTTAAGCACTCCAGAGTTGCTGGTAGGATTGGCTTGCTATGGCATGGGAGCATTCTTCTACATTCTGGTATTGACGAGAGTAAATCTAAGTGTTGCTGGTCCCGCTGCTTCCCTGTCCTATGTTTTCTCAGTCATATTGGGTTATTTTGTCTTTCGAGAGTCAATTCCTTTAAATCAAATCGTTGCTTTAGGATTTATCGTTGCTGGAGTCATACTATTGGTATGGCGAAAGTAG
- a CDS encoding Mo-dependent nitrogenase C-terminal domain-containing protein, with protein sequence MTNLAISPNTQEQIEAWLRGLLAVAWADGDFEAHERELIPTLALGELKPADKLSAMTPITVEELAAALGQNQHIAENFLRTAVMVAIADGTYSTPEDELLHQFCHALGLQDNVLVSLRHTLCDRGDRPQDELGSHPHIDVLHPVRDWLDGLEIHDPKVAHFLCKMIPSQCPFERDIKLFGHKVVHIPPLCKLNPLYEQLVGLRFRALSYLADDCGEDVSEYI encoded by the coding sequence ATGACAAATCTGGCGATTTCTCCAAACACGCAAGAGCAAATTGAAGCTTGGCTGCGCGGTTTACTGGCAGTAGCCTGGGCAGATGGTGATTTTGAGGCACACGAACGAGAACTCATTCCGACTCTGGCACTAGGAGAATTAAAACCCGCAGACAAGCTAAGTGCCATGACACCAATTACAGTAGAGGAACTTGCTGCGGCGCTGGGACAAAACCAGCACATAGCAGAAAACTTTTTACGCACAGCTGTCATGGTGGCGATCGCCGATGGTACTTACTCTACCCCCGAAGACGAGCTGTTACATCAGTTCTGCCACGCCCTCGGTCTACAAGATAACGTACTTGTCTCCCTGCGTCATACTCTATGCGATCGCGGCGATCGCCCGCAAGATGAGTTAGGTTCTCATCCTCATATAGATGTACTCCACCCCGTGCGCGACTGGCTCGATGGGTTAGAAATCCACGATCCCAAAGTTGCCCATTTTTTATGTAAAATGATACCTTCCCAATGTCCTTTTGAACGAGATATTAAACTCTTCGGTCATAAAGTTGTCCACATTCCCCCTTTATGCAAGCTCAACCCACTGTACGAACAACTAGTAGGCTTGCGCTTCCGTGCCTTGTCCTACTTAGCAGATGACTGTGGTGAAGATGTTTCAGAATATATTTAG
- the obgE gene encoding GTPase ObgE, which produces MQFIDRAEIEVLAGKGGDGIVAFRREKYVPAGGPAGGNGGKGGSVFLVAMENLQTLLDFQYARSFKAKNGERGGPNNCTGGAGEDLYLEVPCGTVVYDKETGEIIGDLVLSGQVLCVAEGGKGGLGNKYFLSNRNRAPEYALPGLPGEHKLLRLELKLLAEVGIIGLPNAGKSTLISALSAAKPKIADYPFTTLVPNLGVVRKPTGDGTVFADIPGLIEGAHEGAGLGHEFLRHIERTRLLLHLVDVSSEQPLSDYQIIQQELIAYDRGLAERPQILALNKVDAVDEATVEAIVQQLEDKTGMQVLTISAITRQGLDALMQQVWSMLDELNAVR; this is translated from the coding sequence ATGCAATTTATCGATCGCGCGGAAATTGAAGTGCTAGCTGGTAAAGGTGGCGATGGAATCGTCGCCTTCCGGCGAGAAAAGTACGTACCTGCTGGCGGACCTGCTGGCGGAAATGGTGGTAAAGGCGGTTCTGTGTTCTTAGTAGCAATGGAAAATCTGCAAACTTTGCTAGATTTTCAGTACGCCCGCAGTTTCAAAGCCAAAAATGGCGAACGTGGTGGACCGAATAACTGCACGGGAGGCGCAGGCGAAGACCTATATCTTGAGGTTCCCTGCGGTACGGTTGTCTACGATAAGGAAACTGGAGAAATTATTGGCGATCTCGTCCTTTCAGGTCAAGTTTTATGCGTAGCTGAAGGTGGTAAGGGAGGACTGGGTAATAAATATTTCTTAAGTAACCGCAACCGCGCTCCAGAGTATGCTTTACCAGGATTGCCTGGAGAACACAAACTATTGCGCTTAGAGTTAAAACTGTTGGCAGAAGTTGGCATTATTGGACTACCTAATGCTGGAAAATCAACTCTAATTTCTGCTTTATCTGCTGCTAAACCGAAAATCGCCGACTATCCTTTCACCACCCTAGTACCGAATTTAGGAGTCGTCCGTAAGCCAACGGGTGACGGAACTGTATTTGCTGATATTCCTGGGTTAATTGAGGGAGCGCATGAAGGAGCTGGGTTAGGACACGAATTTTTACGTCACATCGAACGCACTCGGTTATTACTCCATTTAGTTGACGTTAGTAGCGAACAGCCTTTGTCTGACTACCAAATTATCCAGCAAGAATTGATTGCCTACGATCGCGGACTAGCAGAACGTCCCCAAATCTTAGCTCTCAATAAAGTCGATGCAGTAGATGAAGCTACGGTAGAGGCGATCGTCCAACAGTTAGAAGATAAGACTGGAATGCAAGTCTTAACAATCTCAGCTATCACCCGTCAAGGATTGGACGCACTGATGCAACAAGTCTGGTCTATGCTCGACGAGCTAAATGCTGTTAGGTAA
- a CDS encoding Fur family transcriptional regulator, translating to MQQEAAAVKPIRSLEDALERCQHLGMRVSRQRRFILELLWQAKEHLSAREIYDRLNQQGKDIGHTSVYQNLEALSTQGIIECIERADGRLYGNISDSHSHINCLDTAQILDVEVELPESLLREVEARTGVKITDYSINFYGYRQ from the coding sequence ATGCAACAAGAAGCGGCAGCAGTAAAACCAATTCGATCTCTAGAAGATGCTTTAGAACGGTGTCAGCACTTAGGTATGCGCGTCAGCCGCCAGCGTCGTTTTATACTAGAGTTACTTTGGCAGGCTAAAGAACACTTATCGGCAAGAGAAATTTACGATCGCCTCAACCAGCAAGGTAAAGACATCGGACACACCTCGGTTTACCAAAACTTGGAAGCGCTGTCAACCCAGGGTATTATAGAATGCATCGAGCGTGCTGACGGTCGCCTGTACGGAAATATCAGCGACTCCCACAGCCACATCAACTGTCTGGATACCGCTCAAATTCTTGATGTTGAGGTGGAATTGCCAGAAAGCTTGCTGCGGGAAGTTGAAGCCAGGACAGGTGTGAAAATTACTGACTATAGCATTAATTTTTACGGCTACAGGCAGTAA